One Kitasatospora sp. NBC_01266 genomic window carries:
- a CDS encoding pyridoxal-phosphate dependent enzyme has translation MLFDNVRDAIGHTPLVRLELDAPEGVEVYAKLEMQNPFGMKDRVARNIILGAKRSGELRDGAPIVESSSGTMALGVALVGRSLGHEVHIVTDPRIDAITLAKLRALGCEVHVVGAMSSQGWQSARLERLERLMRDLPGAFWPQQYSNPDNPGAYRTLGDELLTDLGSFDVLIGSVGSGGSLCGSARHLRGALPELRVVGVDCVGSALFDQPDVPGRLQSGLGNSLMPENLDRRLIDEVHWLNDHEAFAASRALAREQQIFAGNTAGSVYRVLCAVAAESAPGTRIVGIFPDRGDRYADTVYSDEHWARHTLTDLALAEQPTRVAYGTPVSRWSRAVTDGVDLDAGHLLFVESNTTGTGVVALRTTRDLKLRPVLVTSEPSRYARLDAVECELLVCDTNDPVALRAAIQRRFRREEIVGVTTTSEFYVPVVADLADWLGLPGNPAEAVRTCRNKASLRTRLAEAGVRQPRFAAVASATEVADRVIEIGLPCVVKPADDSGSNGVLLCESVEQATEHAARLLEVRVNDRGLPTSGLVLIEEHLVGPEFSVELFSGPGGTHCVGVTAKTVTDGPYFVETRHVFPAPLPPDSAREIAETARRAVEAAGIRLGATHTEIRLTADGAAIVEVNPRLAGGMIPEVIRIATGVDLLEQQLRVATGLAPALEPVRSGYAGIQFLLADRPGVLHAVEGVDEAEQVSGVERVTVTARTRARVGSARNAYGRLGYVIAGGACPEQVEQTLATALNKIHLNIEGTA, from the coding sequence ATGCTGTTCGACAACGTCCGCGACGCTATCGGGCACACCCCGCTGGTACGTCTGGAGCTCGACGCCCCCGAAGGCGTCGAGGTCTACGCGAAGCTGGAGATGCAGAATCCCTTCGGCATGAAGGACCGCGTCGCGCGGAACATCATTCTCGGCGCCAAGCGGTCCGGCGAACTGCGCGACGGGGCTCCCATCGTCGAGAGCTCGTCCGGCACCATGGCCCTCGGCGTCGCACTGGTCGGCCGATCGCTCGGCCACGAGGTCCACATCGTCACCGACCCGCGGATCGACGCCATCACCCTGGCCAAGCTCCGCGCGCTCGGCTGTGAGGTCCACGTCGTCGGGGCGATGTCCTCCCAGGGCTGGCAGAGCGCCCGGCTGGAGCGGCTGGAGCGGCTCATGCGCGACCTCCCCGGAGCGTTCTGGCCGCAGCAGTACAGCAACCCGGACAACCCCGGCGCCTACCGCACCCTGGGTGACGAGCTCCTCACCGATCTGGGCTCCTTCGACGTGCTGATCGGTTCGGTGGGCAGCGGCGGTTCGCTCTGCGGCTCGGCCCGGCACCTGCGTGGCGCCCTGCCCGAGCTCCGCGTGGTCGGTGTCGACTGTGTCGGCAGCGCCCTCTTCGACCAGCCGGACGTGCCGGGGCGGCTGCAGAGCGGCCTGGGCAACAGCCTCATGCCGGAGAACCTGGACCGTCGCCTGATCGACGAGGTGCACTGGCTGAACGACCACGAGGCGTTCGCGGCAAGCCGCGCCCTCGCCCGTGAGCAGCAGATCTTCGCCGGCAACACTGCCGGGTCGGTCTACCGGGTGCTCTGCGCGGTCGCGGCCGAGAGCGCCCCGGGCACCCGCATCGTCGGAATCTTCCCGGACCGCGGGGACCGCTACGCCGACACGGTCTACAGCGACGAGCACTGGGCTCGGCACACGCTCACCGACCTGGCGCTGGCCGAGCAGCCGACCCGAGTGGCGTACGGGACACCCGTCAGCCGGTGGTCGCGGGCGGTGACCGACGGGGTCGACCTCGACGCCGGACACCTGCTCTTCGTCGAGTCCAACACCACTGGGACCGGGGTGGTCGCGCTGCGCACGACCAGGGACCTGAAGCTCCGCCCGGTCCTGGTGACCAGTGAGCCGAGCCGCTACGCCAGACTGGACGCGGTCGAGTGCGAGCTGCTGGTCTGCGACACCAACGATCCGGTGGCGCTCCGGGCAGCGATCCAGCGGCGCTTCCGCCGCGAGGAGATCGTCGGGGTCACCACCACGAGCGAGTTCTACGTTCCCGTCGTCGCCGACCTGGCCGACTGGCTGGGGCTCCCGGGCAACCCGGCCGAGGCCGTGCGCACGTGCCGGAACAAGGCCTCGCTGCGCACCCGGCTGGCCGAGGCGGGAGTGCGCCAGCCCCGTTTCGCTGCAGTGGCCTCAGCCACCGAGGTCGCCGACCGGGTCATCGAGATCGGCCTGCCCTGTGTGGTGAAGCCCGCTGACGACTCCGGTTCCAACGGCGTGCTGCTGTGCGAGAGCGTCGAGCAGGCGACCGAGCACGCCGCACGTCTGCTCGAGGTACGGGTTAACGACCGGGGACTGCCCACCAGCGGGCTGGTCCTGATCGAGGAGCACCTTGTAGGGCCAGAGTTCAGCGTCGAGCTGTTCAGCGGGCCCGGCGGGACCCACTGCGTCGGCGTCACCGCCAAGACAGTCACCGACGGGCCGTACTTCGTCGAGACCCGGCACGTCTTCCCGGCGCCGCTTCCGCCGGACAGCGCGCGGGAGATAGCCGAAACCGCCCGTCGCGCGGTGGAGGCGGCCGGCATCCGGCTCGGCGCCACCCACACCGAGATCCGGCTCACCGCCGACGGCGCCGCGATCGTCGAGGTCAACCCCCGGCTGGCCGGCGGGATGATCCCCGAGGTGATCCGCATCGCGACCGGCGTGGACCTCCTGGAGCAGCAACTGCGGGTGGCCACAGGTCTCGCCCCCGCCCTGGAGCCGGTCAGGTCCGGGTACGCGGGTATCCAGTTCCTGCTCGCCGACCGACCCGGCGTGCTGCACGCCGTCGAGGGTGTCGACGAGGCCGAGCAGGTCTCCGGGGTCGAGCGCGTCACGGTGACCGCACGTACCCGGGCGAGGGTCGGGTCAGCCCGCAACGCATACGGCCGACTC
- a CDS encoding GHMP family kinase ATP-binding protein, whose product MTADHTGLGRACGTFGELVQGILPDDREFLVTFPINTGTTVRFRRTPGVPEIHVRPAHKVKARTLARATLDALGIQDGGVLEIFSDLPEGKGLASSSADLVATARAVAAAVGAPLDESTTEDLMRAVEPSDGVMYDGVVAFYHREVRLHSHLGALPPIAVIAHDEGGQVDTVQHNRHAKPFDHADKREYARLLAEIGEAIAVGDLRAVGRIATRSAEMHAKLRVRPGFATLRRACEEVDGLGLALAHSGTVLGIMLAADDPELAGKERRVRETCAQLGGEITLYHSSPVADRLEIRG is encoded by the coding sequence GTGACGGCCGACCACACCGGGCTGGGCCGGGCCTGCGGCACCTTCGGCGAGCTCGTCCAGGGAATCCTGCCGGACGACCGGGAGTTCCTGGTGACCTTTCCGATCAACACCGGGACCACTGTGCGTTTCCGCCGTACACCGGGCGTCCCGGAGATCCACGTCCGGCCGGCGCACAAGGTCAAGGCACGCACGCTCGCCCGGGCAACCCTTGACGCGCTCGGTATCCAGGACGGCGGCGTCCTGGAGATCTTCAGTGACCTGCCGGAGGGCAAGGGGCTGGCGAGTTCCTCGGCTGACCTGGTGGCCACCGCCCGGGCGGTGGCCGCGGCGGTCGGCGCCCCTCTGGACGAGTCCACGACCGAGGACCTCATGCGGGCCGTCGAACCTTCGGACGGGGTGATGTACGACGGCGTCGTGGCCTTCTACCACCGCGAGGTCCGGCTGCACAGCCACCTTGGCGCGCTCCCGCCGATCGCGGTCATCGCGCACGACGAGGGCGGCCAGGTCGACACCGTTCAGCACAATCGGCACGCGAAGCCCTTCGACCACGCGGACAAGCGGGAGTACGCCCGACTGCTCGCCGAGATAGGCGAGGCCATCGCCGTCGGTGACCTGCGCGCCGTGGGCCGGATCGCCACCCGCAGCGCGGAGATGCACGCGAAGCTGCGGGTGCGGCCCGGCTTCGCGACGCTGCGCCGAGCCTGCGAGGAGGTCGACGGCCTCGGGTTGGCGCTCGCCCACAGCGGCACCGTGCTCGGCATCATGCTCGCCGCCGACGACCCGGAACTCGCTGGCAAGGAGCGCCGGGTGCGCGAGACCTGCGCGCAACTCGGCGGGGAGATCACGCTGTATCACTCGTCGCCGGTCGCCGACCGGCTTGAAATCAGGGGTTGA
- a CDS encoding argininosuccinate lyase, which yields MARVDNSGASEDATTALTGRIAGGPSELLREEVLDPQFRYEAEHLLPGYVSIEKVFAAEYLRMGLITQAEAGQLAAALDTVTAGTIAEWQAGSMSDIAFCLERHVERQLGEPVVRWHVDRSRNDLQACAQLLFGRRQLVLVAQEALAFGAAAHRLAGTATEMPMPGYTHFQAAQIITPGFYFAALSEQVLHSVRRMLATYEGIDASPLGAGAMAGQELHWDRDRMAHLLGFARPQPLALTSVASRAWSAEATAELSLLGAALSRFSTDLLMWSSSEYGFVDLPDELSGISSAMPQKKNFPILERIRGRTAHLTAYHLDVILGQRNTPFTNLVEVSKEAGRHVLTAFTDSRSVLRLFRTVLDALVLRADRMAAACEREYFGGFSLANSLALEELVPWRKAQVIAGGYIVAAARTGEAPSAVDPELLGRIAAEHGYRLADPGRLLAAAFDVGQALGRMVSTGSTGPSAVREVLAAQAEEYARLTTRWSRYEELGSARSAELDRLLTVGSTS from the coding sequence ATGGCACGAGTGGACAACAGTGGTGCGTCCGAGGACGCCACCACCGCACTGACCGGGCGGATCGCCGGCGGGCCCAGCGAGCTGCTCCGCGAAGAGGTCCTCGACCCCCAGTTCCGGTACGAGGCCGAGCACCTGCTGCCGGGCTACGTCTCCATCGAGAAGGTGTTCGCGGCGGAGTACCTGCGGATGGGACTCATCACGCAGGCCGAGGCCGGACAGCTGGCCGCGGCGCTGGACACCGTGACGGCCGGGACGATCGCCGAGTGGCAGGCCGGCAGCATGTCGGACATCGCCTTCTGCCTCGAACGCCATGTCGAGCGGCAGTTGGGCGAGCCGGTCGTGCGTTGGCACGTGGACCGCAGCCGTAACGACCTCCAGGCCTGTGCGCAGTTGCTCTTCGGCCGGCGCCAACTGGTCCTGGTCGCACAGGAAGCCCTGGCGTTCGGAGCAGCAGCACACCGGCTCGCCGGCACGGCGACCGAGATGCCCATGCCCGGCTACACCCACTTCCAGGCCGCGCAGATCATCACGCCCGGCTTCTACTTCGCCGCGCTCTCCGAGCAGGTACTGCACAGCGTACGCCGCATGCTGGCCACCTACGAGGGCATCGACGCCTCGCCACTCGGGGCGGGCGCCATGGCAGGACAGGAACTGCACTGGGACCGCGACCGGATGGCGCACCTGCTCGGGTTCGCCCGGCCCCAGCCGCTGGCCCTGACCTCGGTCGCTTCCCGCGCCTGGAGTGCCGAGGCAACCGCCGAACTGAGTCTGCTCGGGGCAGCGTTGAGCCGGTTCTCGACCGACTTGCTGATGTGGAGCAGCAGCGAGTACGGCTTCGTCGACCTGCCCGACGAGCTGTCGGGCATCTCCTCGGCGATGCCGCAGAAGAAGAACTTCCCGATCCTGGAACGCATCCGCGGGCGCACGGCGCATCTCACCGCCTACCACTTGGACGTGATCCTGGGGCAGCGCAACACCCCGTTCACCAACCTCGTCGAGGTGTCGAAAGAAGCCGGCCGCCACGTGCTCACCGCCTTCACGGACAGCCGCAGCGTGCTGAGACTGTTCCGTACGGTCCTGGACGCGCTGGTGCTGCGGGCCGATCGGATGGCCGCGGCCTGTGAGCGCGAGTACTTCGGCGGCTTCAGTCTTGCCAACAGCCTCGCCCTGGAAGAACTGGTGCCGTGGCGCAAGGCCCAGGTGATCGCCGGCGGCTACATCGTCGCCGCCGCCAGGACCGGAGAGGCGCCCAGTGCGGTCGACCCCGAGCTGCTGGGCCGGATCGCCGCGGAACACGGCTACCGCCTGGCCGACCCAGGCAGGCTGCTGGCGGCGGCCTTCGACGTCGGCCAAGCGTTGGGCCGGATGGTCTCCACCGGCTCGACGGGGCCGTCCGCCGTACGGGAGGTGCTCGCCGCACAGGCTGAGGAGTACGCGCGTCTGACGACACGGTGGTCGCGGTACGAGGAGCTCGGATCCGCACGGTCGGCCGAACTGGACCGGCTGCTGACTGTCGGGAGCACGTCGTGA
- a CDS encoding non-ribosomal peptide synthetase — MLADAPLSFAQEEIWLRQQIDPAEPIHSQSVAYRIKGRLDSSALEQAARHLVAGQPALRTAVVHHEDAPVQRVLDAVPFDLPVHDLTEVPAGEQRELAAQAVLASEARRPFDLTAGPLLRGLLLRLGESDWILLLTSHRILVDGPSLALLEKELGAGYGLVLDGATAGARTAPAAHLEHARRQREATDSGRSADQLATRADSLADAPNASTIRADLARPVLPRNLAARARTVLGAPLSNRLARAADSLGVSSAAFALAVFTLLVHRQTGQAEVVVGLPADLRGSEYRDSVGQFTNLLPVRSGYDGHRSFAEHLRATVEAHRFATEQREIPFELLLRRLNLRGEAGQRQLVQLEFDFRADHDRSGLALPGLTVTPLETTPSHTSAELTLTMETAEDGGLRCTADYSAELFTPGAVNQLLGHFGRLLEQVLDEPERRLDSLTLLTKEESAQLDAWNATDAAFPADTLLHELFEEQAGRTPDAVAVVHGERSLSYAELERRANQLARLMIERGVATDDAVAVCMDRSPELVIALLAVLKAGAGYLPLDPETPRARLDRIVTDARVAVCLTLRHQKDRCPSVESLISLNEPWPAAEQSAERPAVRIAPENLVSVYYTSGSTGNPKGVASTHRGWVNRMVWMQRQHGLAAGETVLHKTTLTFDDSALELFWPLSVGGRIALIDPELHRDPEAVLAAAVAYRTVHLQTVPSMLAMLLDTIRPEQREGLGALRSTVSSGEALPPDLVRRFQESMPGRLHNTWGATEVSIDSTDRLCTTVDATGSGAVSVGSPFDNNQVHVLDQRLAELPVDVVGDLYIGGVGLARGYLGDPVKTAQAFVASPFRPGERLYRTGDQGYRQADGSIIFVGRQDHQVKIRGMRVELGEIESVLRSHPDVGQAVVTVHRTDGGHQRLAAYVAPMERARPAEESLREHLARLLPSYMRPAALHVLERLPLNANGKIDRRRLPAPRFDEDRSAARGTPLDGEFEPVLASVWQEVLQTGAVWADSNFFDIGGQSLSAAQVVGKIRQRFAIELPLRELFTTPVLRGFSAVVERRVLDRVSSMSEEELLRLLQQAGE, encoded by the coding sequence ATGCTCGCCGACGCCCCGCTGTCGTTCGCCCAGGAAGAGATCTGGCTGCGCCAGCAGATCGACCCTGCCGAACCGATCCACAGTCAGTCCGTCGCGTACCGGATCAAGGGCCGGCTCGATTCCTCAGCACTGGAGCAGGCCGCACGTCACCTGGTGGCTGGTCAGCCGGCGTTGCGCACAGCGGTCGTGCACCACGAGGACGCGCCCGTGCAGCGGGTGCTCGACGCGGTGCCGTTCGACCTACCGGTGCACGACCTGACGGAGGTACCGGCCGGGGAGCAGCGCGAACTCGCGGCGCAGGCGGTGCTGGCGTCGGAGGCCCGGCGGCCATTCGACCTGACGGCTGGGCCGCTGCTGCGCGGTCTGCTCCTGCGGCTCGGCGAGAGCGACTGGATCCTGCTGCTGACGTCCCACCGGATCCTCGTCGACGGACCGTCGTTGGCGTTGCTGGAGAAGGAGTTGGGGGCCGGGTACGGACTCGTGCTCGACGGCGCGACCGCCGGGGCGCGAACCGCACCGGCGGCGCATCTCGAGCACGCGAGGCGGCAGCGGGAGGCCACGGACTCCGGGCGGTCGGCGGACCAGCTGGCCACCCGGGCCGACTCGCTGGCCGACGCGCCGAACGCCTCCACCATCCGGGCGGACCTGGCGCGTCCGGTGCTGCCGCGGAACCTCGCCGCGCGGGCGCGGACCGTGCTCGGAGCCCCTCTCTCCAACCGCCTCGCCCGGGCCGCCGACAGCCTCGGCGTTTCGTCGGCGGCGTTCGCCCTGGCGGTGTTCACCCTGCTGGTCCACCGGCAGACCGGCCAGGCCGAGGTGGTGGTCGGCCTGCCGGCCGATCTGCGCGGTTCCGAATACCGGGATTCAGTGGGGCAGTTCACCAATCTCCTCCCCGTCCGCTCGGGCTACGACGGGCATCGGTCATTCGCCGAGCACCTGCGCGCCACGGTCGAGGCGCACCGGTTCGCCACGGAGCAGCGCGAGATCCCGTTCGAGCTTCTGCTGCGCCGACTGAACCTTCGCGGTGAGGCCGGCCAACGTCAGCTGGTCCAGCTGGAGTTCGACTTCCGGGCGGACCACGACCGGAGCGGGCTGGCACTGCCCGGCCTGACGGTGACTCCGTTGGAGACGACCCCGAGCCACACCAGCGCCGAACTCACCCTGACCATGGAAACGGCCGAGGACGGTGGCCTGCGCTGCACCGCCGACTACAGCGCCGAACTGTTCACCCCCGGTGCCGTCAACCAGCTGCTCGGCCACTTCGGCCGGCTCCTCGAACAAGTACTGGACGAGCCGGAGCGCCGCCTCGACTCCCTCACCCTGCTCACCAAGGAGGAGAGCGCCCAGCTGGACGCGTGGAACGCCACCGACGCGGCGTTCCCCGCGGACACCCTGTTGCACGAGCTGTTCGAGGAGCAGGCAGGGCGGACCCCCGACGCTGTCGCGGTGGTGCACGGCGAACGTTCGCTGAGCTACGCAGAGCTGGAGCGCAGGGCCAACCAGCTCGCCCGACTGATGATCGAGCGGGGCGTGGCCACCGACGACGCGGTCGCGGTCTGCATGGACCGCTCGCCGGAACTCGTCATCGCGTTGCTGGCCGTACTCAAGGCGGGAGCCGGCTACCTACCGCTGGACCCGGAGACCCCTCGGGCCCGGCTCGACCGGATCGTCACCGACGCGCGGGTGGCGGTCTGCCTGACGCTGCGGCACCAGAAGGACCGCTGTCCGTCCGTGGAGTCGCTGATCAGCCTGAACGAGCCGTGGCCGGCCGCGGAGCAGTCCGCCGAGCGGCCGGCGGTCCGCATCGCGCCCGAGAACCTGGTCTCCGTCTACTACACCTCCGGTTCCACCGGAAACCCCAAGGGCGTGGCCAGCACCCACCGTGGGTGGGTGAACCGGATGGTCTGGATGCAGCGGCAGCACGGTCTGGCCGCAGGCGAGACCGTGCTGCACAAAACCACCCTGACCTTCGACGACTCCGCACTCGAGCTTTTCTGGCCGCTGTCCGTCGGCGGGCGGATAGCCCTGATCGATCCGGAGCTGCACCGCGACCCCGAGGCCGTCCTGGCGGCCGCTGTCGCCTACCGGACGGTTCACCTGCAGACCGTCCCCAGCATGCTCGCGATGCTGCTCGACACCATTCGTCCCGAGCAGCGTGAAGGTCTCGGCGCGCTGCGCAGCACCGTCTCCAGCGGGGAGGCCCTGCCGCCCGACCTGGTGCGCCGCTTCCAGGAGTCGATGCCCGGTCGGCTCCACAACACCTGGGGCGCCACCGAGGTGTCCATCGACTCCACGGACCGCCTGTGCACCACCGTGGACGCGACCGGCAGTGGAGCGGTCAGTGTGGGCTCGCCGTTCGACAACAATCAGGTTCACGTGCTGGACCAGCGACTCGCCGAGCTGCCCGTCGACGTCGTGGGCGACCTCTACATCGGCGGGGTGGGCCTCGCCCGCGGCTACCTCGGCGACCCGGTGAAGACCGCCCAGGCCTTCGTCGCCAGCCCGTTCCGACCAGGCGAGCGCCTGTACCGGACCGGCGACCAGGGCTACCGCCAGGCGGACGGTTCGATCATCTTCGTCGGGCGCCAGGACCACCAGGTGAAGATCCGCGGGATGCGGGTCGAGCTGGGGGAGATCGAGTCGGTGCTGCGCAGCCACCCGGACGTGGGACAGGCTGTCGTCACCGTCCACCGGACTGACGGCGGCCACCAGCGCCTGGCCGCCTACGTCGCGCCGATGGAACGGGCGCGCCCCGCCGAGGAGAGCCTCCGCGAGCACCTGGCCCGCCTGCTGCCCTCGTACATGCGTCCCGCCGCCCTGCACGTGCTGGAGCGGCTGCCACTGAACGCCAACGGCAAGATCGACCGGCGCCGGCTGCCCGCTCCCCGGTTCGACGAAGACCGTTCCGCGGCCCGCGGAACGCCCCTGGACGGCGAGTTCGAACCGGTCCTCGCCTCGGTCTGGCAGGAGGTCCTGCAGACCGGTGCCGTGTGGGCGGACAGCAACTTCTTTGACATCGGCGGGCAGTCGCTGTCGGCCGCCCAGGTAGTGGGGAAGATCAGGCAGCGTTTCGCCATCGAGCTCCCGCTGCGCGAGCTGTTCACCACCCCGGTGCTACGCGGCTTCTCAGCGGTGGTGGAACGCCGGGTCCTGGATCGGGTCAGCAGCATGAGCGAGGAGGAGCTCCTCCGTCTTCTCCAGCAGGCAGGGGAGTGA
- a CDS encoding carbamoyltransferase N-terminal domain-containing protein, whose translation MITAGIKLTHSGGLALLEDDRLLFHVEVQKLANNPRYSPVSDLSLIPEILAEYGFKVSDVDRWALDGWDGREAGRLSVLDSGSPLELAVAPYRENDAIPSLIRPGHIGEIPLGGRSVTYNSFVHVSSHFAAAYCSSPFAARGEDSFVLVWDGGTFPRLYFVDAARGTVENGAEVFPLIGHSYAMAAQYFGPWARKTADRSKVVDDLSVAGKLMAYIALGQPKDAVQEALRDAFHRNFEAPTEAVAEFRRNVTGCGSNGEPSHRYVHGYLSDAAERIATLGVSDEDVLASMHQFMEELLVERIVDKIRRWKGDGPWNLAFAGGCALNIKWNSALRAHPLFKDVWVPPFPDDSGSAIGTACAEYAYAKGLSAVQWHARSGPWLAATDATPAGWASRDCAVEEVAELLHETGKPLVFLSGNAELGPRALGARSILAPATDTAMKDVLNEVKKREYYRPVAPICLVEHAEEIFDPGTPDPYMLFDHDVRPEWVDRVPAIMHLDGTARLQTVSVDEDPVLTELLRAYHRLSGVPVLCNTSANLNGYGFFPDAASAMSWGRTDYVWADGTLYSKL comes from the coding sequence ATGATCACCGCAGGTATCAAACTGACCCACAGCGGCGGACTCGCTCTGCTCGAGGACGACCGGCTGCTGTTCCACGTCGAGGTGCAGAAGCTCGCCAACAACCCGCGCTACAGCCCAGTCTCCGACCTCAGCCTGATACCCGAGATCCTCGCCGAGTACGGCTTCAAGGTCTCCGACGTCGACCGCTGGGCACTCGACGGCTGGGACGGCCGCGAGGCCGGCCGGCTCTCCGTGCTGGACAGCGGCAGCCCGCTGGAGCTGGCCGTCGCCCCGTACCGTGAGAACGACGCGATCCCCAGCCTGATCCGGCCCGGCCACATCGGCGAGATCCCGCTCGGCGGCCGGTCGGTCACGTACAACAGTTTCGTCCACGTCTCGAGCCACTTCGCGGCGGCGTACTGTTCCAGCCCCTTCGCGGCCCGGGGTGAGGACTCGTTCGTCCTGGTCTGGGACGGCGGGACCTTCCCGCGGCTCTACTTCGTCGACGCCGCGCGCGGCACCGTGGAGAACGGCGCCGAGGTCTTTCCGCTCATCGGCCATTCCTACGCCATGGCGGCCCAGTACTTCGGTCCGTGGGCGCGCAAGACCGCCGACCGCTCCAAGGTGGTGGACGACCTGTCCGTCGCCGGAAAGCTGATGGCCTACATCGCGCTCGGGCAGCCGAAGGACGCCGTCCAGGAGGCGCTCCGCGACGCCTTCCACCGCAACTTCGAGGCGCCGACCGAGGCCGTCGCCGAGTTCCGACGCAACGTCACCGGTTGCGGCAGCAACGGTGAGCCCTCGCACCGGTACGTGCACGGCTACCTCTCGGACGCCGCCGAGCGGATCGCCACGCTCGGCGTCTCCGACGAGGACGTCCTCGCCTCCATGCACCAGTTCATGGAGGAGCTGCTGGTGGAGCGCATCGTCGACAAGATCCGCCGCTGGAAGGGGGACGGCCCCTGGAACCTCGCCTTCGCCGGCGGCTGCGCACTGAACATCAAGTGGAACAGCGCCCTACGCGCCCACCCGCTCTTCAAGGACGTCTGGGTTCCCCCGTTCCCGGACGACTCCGGCTCGGCCATCGGCACCGCCTGCGCCGAGTACGCCTACGCCAAGGGGCTCTCCGCCGTCCAGTGGCATGCGCGCTCCGGCCCGTGGCTGGCCGCCACCGACGCGACGCCGGCCGGCTGGGCCTCGCGCGACTGCGCGGTCGAGGAGGTCGCCGAGCTGCTGCACGAGACCGGCAAGCCGCTCGTCTTCCTGAGCGGGAACGCCGAGCTCGGCCCGCGTGCGCTCGGCGCGCGCAGCATCCTCGCCCCCGCCACCGACACGGCGATGAAGGACGTGCTCAACGAGGTCAAGAAGCGGGAGTACTACCGCCCGGTGGCGCCGATCTGCCTGGTCGAGCACGCCGAGGAGATCTTCGATCCCGGCACTCCGGACCCGTACATGCTCTTCGACCACGATGTGCGTCCGGAGTGGGTCGACCGGGTGCCCGCCATCATGCACCTCGACGGCACCGCCCGCCTGCAGACCGTGAGCGTGGACGAGGACCCGGTCCTCACCGAATTGCTGCGGGCCTACCACCGGCTCAGCGGAGTACCGGTGCTCTGCAACACGAGCGCCAACCTGAACGGGTACGGCTTCTTCCCGGACGCCGCCTCGGCGATGAGCTGGGGCCGCACCGACTACGTCTGGGCCGACGGAACCCTCTACAGCAAGCTCTGA
- a CDS encoding class I SAM-dependent methyltransferase, whose translation MRSEQPRGADVRALYEEFPYPLPVADSDPIYDVAMGLDLVMADLDGLEVLDAGCGTGHRLIGLACQYPETRFLGVDFSEHSLSVARGLAERNGCDNVEFRHAEIGGELLGRQFDLITSTGVIHHLENPAGGAEWLQRHLKPEGIAYTWYYHPYGEFDRLLSRDLVQLLLRDSEDDISGTVLGDLGLTLSVEQYGTRTSFSDVSQATRLAADVDAYIHPIVNAYRFQEAAEFFRVGSDWAIVHGVNWDGGSGSVDAGDWTGGEFGTISAAGLFESPRLRAVFDRMDAYAQLDAVELKLRPTGFTLVSGGVAGLERVTDRIRRNADSANLLRPKPRQEDAR comes from the coding sequence ATGCGGTCCGAACAACCGCGCGGTGCAGACGTACGCGCACTGTACGAGGAATTCCCCTATCCATTGCCGGTCGCCGACAGCGATCCGATCTACGACGTCGCCATGGGACTGGATCTCGTGATGGCGGATCTGGACGGGCTCGAGGTGCTCGATGCTGGCTGCGGCACCGGTCACCGACTGATCGGCCTGGCCTGCCAGTACCCGGAAACCCGTTTCCTCGGCGTCGACTTCAGCGAACACTCGCTCTCGGTGGCGCGCGGGCTGGCCGAGCGGAACGGCTGCGACAACGTGGAGTTCCGGCACGCCGAGATCGGCGGCGAGCTCCTGGGGCGCCAATTCGACCTCATCACCAGCACCGGGGTGATCCATCATCTGGAGAATCCGGCCGGTGGTGCGGAATGGCTGCAGCGTCACCTCAAGCCGGAGGGAATCGCCTATACCTGGTACTATCACCCGTACGGTGAATTCGACCGGCTCTTGAGCCGTGATCTGGTCCAGCTGCTCCTTCGGGATTCCGAGGACGACATCTCGGGCACGGTCCTCGGGGATCTGGGCCTGACGCTGTCGGTCGAGCAGTACGGCACCCGCACCTCCTTCTCCGATGTCTCGCAGGCCACCCGGCTCGCTGCCGACGTCGACGCGTATATCCACCCCATCGTCAACGCCTACCGGTTCCAGGAGGCTGCGGAGTTCTTCCGGGTCGGCAGCGACTGGGCCATCGTGCACGGCGTCAACTGGGACGGCGGCTCCGGCTCCGTCGATGCCGGGGACTGGACCGGTGGCGAGTTCGGCACCATCTCCGCAGCCGGCCTCTTCGAGAGCCCCCGGCTCCGAGCGGTCTTCGACCGGATGGACGCCTACGCCCAGCTCGACGCCGTCGAACTGAAACTCCGTCCGACCGGCTTCACCCTCGTGTCCGGCGGCGTGGCCGGCCTGGAACGGGTCACCGACCGCATCCGCCGCAACGCCGACTCGGCCAACCTCCTTCGTCCCAAGCCCAGGCAGGAAGACGCACGATGA